The following are encoded in a window of Streptomyces sp. Go-475 genomic DNA:
- a CDS encoding serine/threonine-protein kinase, giving the protein MGRAHVSTHQLVAGRYRLLEIIQRETNRICWYAEDIGAGDISRPCLVTQIGLPDDPVETERRTAARLLRTSESMALLCPGRIATVVDAVEEAGTLWTVNEWIDGTPLGELLSEQGTFNYVRAARVGLELLDVLDAAHAEGITHGELSPGQVFVREDHSIVVTGFGLAGATLAPRLTAPAYASPEQARDERIGPAADLWALGAILYTTVEGRPPFRDRGRPENTLKGVDRLPLRTPMRAGPLAPVVQGLLRKDSRERLTRPVVREALTRALSEEPEAGLGSVPAPRLRGAYAAGRPGSPAWSRRTVVAGTALAVVTVAVAVLAATQGLPGGDSGSDAAESPARPPASAASPGESTGGDGDSPEPSATPSPTGPPSPSPSVTSTPPSPTATPSAPATALPPGFQRYHAPEGFSVALPEGWKRLDTDRQGDLAYRIVFGADGDDRALAVTYSERVGPDPVAVWRDDVEPHLKRYGGYERIGEIRATTYQGREAADMEWTARADGTRVHTFGRGFLLGGGRSFSLRWTTPDADWDDEVNRAALRTFLKTFRPGSD; this is encoded by the coding sequence ATGGGCAGGGCGCACGTCTCCACACACCAGTTGGTCGCCGGGCGGTACCGGCTGCTCGAGATCATCCAGCGCGAGACCAACCGCATCTGCTGGTACGCCGAGGACATCGGCGCCGGCGACATCTCGCGCCCGTGTCTCGTCACCCAGATCGGGCTCCCGGACGACCCGGTCGAGACCGAGCGCCGGACCGCCGCCCGCCTGCTGCGCACGTCCGAGTCCATGGCGCTGCTGTGCCCCGGCCGCATCGCCACCGTCGTGGACGCCGTCGAGGAGGCGGGCACCCTGTGGACCGTCAACGAGTGGATCGACGGCACGCCGCTCGGCGAACTCCTTTCGGAGCAGGGCACGTTCAACTACGTGCGGGCCGCGCGCGTCGGGCTGGAGCTGCTCGACGTGCTGGACGCGGCGCACGCCGAGGGCATCACGCACGGCGAGCTCAGCCCCGGCCAGGTGTTCGTGCGCGAGGACCACTCCATCGTCGTCACCGGCTTCGGCCTGGCCGGCGCGACCCTCGCACCGCGCCTGACGGCCCCCGCGTACGCCTCCCCGGAACAGGCCCGCGACGAGCGCATCGGACCCGCGGCGGACCTGTGGGCGCTGGGCGCGATCCTCTACACGACGGTCGAAGGGCGCCCGCCCTTCCGTGACCGGGGGCGCCCGGAGAACACCCTGAAGGGCGTGGACCGGCTGCCGCTGCGCACGCCGATGCGCGCCGGGCCGCTGGCGCCGGTCGTGCAGGGGCTGCTCCGCAAGGACTCGCGGGAGCGGCTCACCCGCCCGGTGGTCCGGGAGGCGCTGACCCGCGCGCTCAGCGAGGAACCCGAAGCGGGCCTGGGCTCGGTGCCCGCCCCGCGGCTGCGCGGCGCGTACGCCGCCGGGCGGCCGGGGAGCCCGGCCTGGAGCAGACGGACCGTGGTGGCCGGGACCGCCCTGGCCGTCGTCACCGTCGCGGTCGCCGTGCTCGCCGCGACCCAGGGGCTGCCCGGCGGCGACTCGGGCAGCGACGCGGCAGAGTCCCCGGCCCGGCCGCCGGCCTCCGCCGCGTCGCCGGGCGAGAGCACCGGCGGCGACGGCGACAGCCCCGAGCCGTCGGCGACCCCCAGCCCGACAGGTCCCCCCTCCCCCTCCCCTTCCGTCACGAGCACCCCTCCGTCCCCCACGGCGACGCCGTCCGCCCCGGCCACGGCCCTGCCGCCCGGCTTCCAGCGCTACCACGCGCCGGAGGGCTTCTCCGTGGCGCTCCCCGAGGGCTGGAAGCGGCTGGACACCGACCGCCAGGGCGACCTGGCGTACCGGATCGTCTTCGGTGCCGACGGCGACGACCGCGCCCTGGCCGTCACCTACAGCGAACGCGTGGGCCCGGACCCCGTCGCCGTGTGGCGGGACGACGTCGAACCGCACCTGAAGCGGTACGGCGGCTACGAGCGGATCGGCGAGATCCGCGCGACGACGTACCAGGGCCGCGAGGCCGCCGACATGGAGTGGACGGCGCGGGCCGACGGCACCCGCGTGCACACCTTCGGCCGGGGCTTCCTGCTGGGCGGGGGCCGGAGCTTCTCGCTGCGCTGGACCACCCCGGACGCCGACTGGGATGACGAGGTGAACCGGGCGGCGCTGCGCACGTTCCTGAAGACGTTCCGGCCGGGCTCAGACTGA
- a CDS encoding serine hydrolase domain-containing protein, translated as MTVLSPSDPAAQGVDASGVLAFLDALEAAPGIEPHSLMIVRHGRLVASGWWAPYTPGRPQLLYSLSKSFTGTAAALAEAEGLLDFDAPVLSYFPEFEADITDPRSRAMLVRHVASMASGHERETVEEAYARDPAEPVRGFLLLPPDRDPGTVFAYNQPTTYTLGAIVQRVAGLPLSEYLRPRLLDPLGIGEVVWRHDHTGRELGFSGLYAPTDAVARLGQLYLSDGVWEGERLLPQGWAARASRPHIPTAGAMGDGGWDDWNQGYGHQFWISRHGYRGDGAYGQFCLVLPEQDAVIAATAETERMQEYLNLVWKHLLPAFGPEPLPGREAADAELRERLDRLALPPAPGRPAPPERAEEWAAAEFTPSGGPGPVRAAGLAQDADGWTLTLTEEGREGRLDLRLGGPPGWTVAEEPLPTAVSGGWTDAGTLAVEVAFLETPHRLALTCSLADRTLTAHWRTQPLHGRGLTDQRVPRGSV; from the coding sequence ATGACCGTGCTCTCACCCTCCGACCCCGCCGCCCAGGGCGTCGACGCGTCCGGCGTCCTCGCCTTCCTCGACGCCCTCGAAGCCGCCCCCGGGATCGAGCCGCACAGCCTGATGATCGTGCGGCACGGCCGGCTGGTCGCCTCCGGCTGGTGGGCGCCGTACACCCCCGGCCGCCCCCAGCTGCTGTACTCGCTCAGCAAGAGCTTCACCGGCACCGCCGCCGCGCTGGCCGAGGCCGAGGGACTGCTCGACTTCGACGCGCCGGTGCTCTCGTACTTCCCGGAGTTCGAGGCAGACATCACCGACCCGCGCAGCCGGGCCATGCTCGTGCGGCACGTGGCGTCCATGGCGAGCGGCCACGAGCGGGAGACCGTCGAGGAGGCGTACGCGCGCGACCCCGCGGAGCCCGTCCGCGGGTTCCTGCTGCTGCCGCCCGACCGTGACCCGGGCACGGTCTTCGCCTACAACCAGCCCACCACGTACACCCTCGGCGCGATCGTGCAGCGCGTGGCCGGCCTGCCGCTCAGCGAGTACCTGCGGCCCCGGCTGCTGGACCCGCTCGGCATCGGGGAGGTGGTCTGGCGGCACGACCATACCGGCCGCGAGCTCGGCTTCAGCGGCCTGTACGCCCCGACCGACGCCGTCGCCCGCCTCGGCCAGCTGTACCTGTCCGACGGGGTCTGGGAAGGCGAGCGGCTGCTGCCGCAGGGGTGGGCGGCCCGCGCCTCACGCCCGCACATACCGACCGCCGGTGCCATGGGAGACGGGGGATGGGACGACTGGAACCAGGGCTACGGCCACCAGTTCTGGATCTCCCGGCACGGCTACCGGGGCGACGGCGCGTACGGCCAGTTCTGCCTGGTGCTGCCCGAGCAGGACGCGGTGATCGCGGCCACCGCGGAGACCGAGCGCATGCAGGAGTACCTGAACCTGGTCTGGAAGCACCTGCTGCCCGCCTTCGGGCCCGAGCCGCTGCCCGGCCGGGAGGCCGCCGACGCCGAGCTGCGGGAGCGCCTCGACCGGCTCGCGCTGCCGCCCGCCCCGGGCAGGCCCGCACCGCCGGAGCGGGCCGAGGAGTGGGCCGCCGCCGAGTTCACGCCGTCCGGCGGGCCCGGTCCGGTGCGGGCGGCCGGGCTCGCACAGGACGCGGACGGCTGGACGCTGACCCTCACCGAGGAAGGACGCGAGGGCCGGCTGGACCTGCGGCTCGGCGGCCCGCCGGGCTGGACGGTGGCCGAGGAGCCCCTGCCGACCGCCGTCAGCGGCGGCTGGACCGACGCCGGCACGCTCGCCGTGGAGGTGGCGTTCCTGGAGACCCCGCACCGGCTGGCGCTGACCTGCTCGCTCGCGGACCGGACGCTCACGGCGCACTGGCGCACCCAGCCGCTCCACGGCCGCGGACTCACCGACCAGCGAGTGCCGCGCGGCTCAGTCTGA
- a CDS encoding LLM class F420-dependent oxidoreductase, translated as MVQIGYTMMTEQAGPRELVDHVVRAEEAGFDFSVTSDHYFPWLRSQGHSPYAWAVLGAAAQATSRIPLMTYVTCPTFRYHPAVVAQKAATVQLLSEGRFRLGLGSGENLNEHVVGGGWPSVDVRHEMFEEAVEIIRALFKGGHVNHRGTHFDVESARLWDLPEEAPPIGIAVSGERSCELAGRLGDLVIATEPKAGLLEAFDRHGGAGKPRVGQLPVCYDPDRDTAIKRAHSQFRWFGSGWKVNSELPHPDSFEAATQFVTQDDVADSIPCGDDPDAFVEAVRPYAEAGFTEIALVQIGGESQPAYLDWSEKTLLPALRDAFG; from the coding sequence ATGGTGCAAATCGGATACACGATGATGACCGAGCAGGCCGGCCCCCGCGAGCTCGTCGACCACGTGGTGCGGGCCGAGGAGGCGGGCTTCGACTTCTCGGTGACCTCCGACCACTACTTCCCGTGGCTGCGCTCGCAGGGCCATTCGCCGTACGCCTGGGCGGTGCTCGGCGCTGCCGCCCAGGCCACGTCGCGTATCCCGCTGATGACGTACGTGACGTGTCCGACGTTCCGCTACCACCCGGCGGTGGTGGCGCAGAAGGCGGCGACCGTGCAGTTGCTGTCCGAGGGCCGGTTCCGGCTGGGGCTGGGCTCGGGCGAGAACCTCAACGAGCACGTGGTGGGCGGCGGCTGGCCGTCCGTCGACGTCCGGCACGAGATGTTCGAGGAGGCCGTGGAGATCATCCGCGCCCTCTTCAAGGGCGGTCACGTCAACCACCGCGGCACGCACTTCGACGTGGAGTCGGCCCGGTTGTGGGACCTGCCGGAGGAGGCCCCGCCCATCGGCATCGCCGTCTCCGGCGAGCGGTCCTGCGAACTCGCGGGCCGGCTCGGCGACCTGGTGATCGCGACCGAGCCCAAGGCGGGCCTGCTGGAGGCGTTCGACCGGCACGGCGGCGCGGGCAAGCCCCGCGTGGGCCAGCTGCCCGTGTGCTACGACCCCGACCGGGACACGGCCATCAAGCGGGCGCACTCCCAGTTCCGCTGGTTCGGCAGCGGTTGGAAGGTCAACTCGGAGCTGCCGCACCCGGACTCCTTCGAGGCGGCGACCCAGTTCGTCACACAGGACGACGTCGCCGACTCCATCCCGTGCGGCGACGACCCGGACGCGTTCGTGGAGGCCGTACGCCCCTACGCCGAGGCCGGCTTCACCGAGATCGCCCTGGTCCAGATCGGCGGCGAGTCCCAGCCGGCGTATCTGGACTGGTCGGAGAAGACCCTGCTGCCCGCCCTGCGCGACGCGTTCGGCTGA
- a CDS encoding SsgA family sporulation/cell division regulator — MNSFVHKTLVVQLQAGDTDRFSVLAHLSYDAADPFAVTVVFSHDGRVLARWQLDREMLADGLRRPVGVGDVRMRPESRGVWQELRMEFLGDARPDGGRHHAVVFAWAPAFAAFLRETHEMVPPGREEVRVDDFLADVIAGG, encoded by the coding sequence GTGAACTCCTTCGTGCACAAGACCCTGGTGGTGCAGCTCCAGGCGGGTGACACGGATCGCTTCTCCGTGCTCGCCCACCTGAGCTACGACGCCGCCGACCCGTTCGCCGTCACCGTCGTCTTCAGTCACGACGGCCGTGTCCTCGCCCGGTGGCAGCTGGACCGGGAGATGCTCGCCGACGGTCTGCGGCGTCCGGTCGGGGTCGGGGACGTGCGGATGCGTCCCGAGTCGCGGGGCGTGTGGCAGGAGCTGCGCATGGAGTTCCTGGGCGATGCCCGCCCCGACGGGGGCCGCCACCACGCGGTGGTGTTCGCCTGGGCCCCGGCGTTCGCGGCGTTCCTGCGGGAGACCCACGAGATGGTCCCGCCGGGCCGCGAGGAGGTCCGCGTCGACGACTTCCTCGCGGACGTCATCGCCGGGGGCTGA
- a CDS encoding DUF6328 family protein has protein sequence MTDTAEGGARRRGRNETEEERADRMWQELIQEVRVAQMGVQILFGFLLTVVFTEKYDDLTDTDQMIYLVTVVLGACATGALIGPVSLHRLVSGRRVKPQAVQLASRLTLLGLVLLLATTTASLLLILRVATHDGFVPYLVAGVVGWYLLCWFALPLWTRHRHTSR, from the coding sequence GTGACCGACACGGCAGAGGGCGGGGCCAGGCGCCGGGGGCGCAACGAGACCGAGGAGGAGAGAGCGGACCGGATGTGGCAGGAGCTCATCCAGGAGGTCCGCGTGGCGCAGATGGGCGTGCAGATCTTGTTCGGCTTTCTGCTCACCGTGGTGTTCACCGAGAAGTACGACGACCTGACCGACACGGACCAGATGATCTACCTGGTGACGGTCGTGCTCGGCGCGTGCGCGACCGGGGCGCTGATCGGGCCGGTGTCCCTGCACCGCCTCGTCTCCGGGCGGCGCGTCAAACCCCAGGCGGTGCAGCTGGCGTCCCGGCTGACGCTGCTCGGCCTCGTGCTGCTGCTGGCCACCACGACCGCCTCACTGCTGCTGATCCTGCGCGTGGCCACCCACGACGGCTTCGTGCCCTACCTGGTGGCCGGCGTGGTCGGCTGGTACCTGCTGTGCTGGTTCGCCCTGCCCCTGTGGACCCGGCACCGCCACACCTCCAGGTGA
- a CDS encoding aldo/keto reductase, giving the protein MDERIFDRSGQHASVVGLGTWQLGADWGDVDDKEALAVLEAAAEAGVTFFDTADVYGDGRSEQTIAAFLAGRPDLHVLVATKMGRRVEQIPENYVLDNFRAWNDRSRRNLGVDRVDLVQLHCPPTPVYSTDEVFDALDTLVEEERIAAYGVSVETCAEALTAIARPGVASVQIILNPFRMKPLREVLPAAREAGVGIIARVPLASGLLSGKYTRDTVFPENDHRTYNRHGASFDVGETFSGVDYATGVEAAAEFAALAPEGYTPAQLALRWIIEQPGVTTVIPGARSPEQARANAAAARLPELPGETLTAIRDLYERRIREQVENRW; this is encoded by the coding sequence ATGGACGAGCGCATATTCGACAGGTCGGGCCAGCACGCTTCCGTCGTCGGTCTCGGTACGTGGCAGCTGGGTGCCGACTGGGGAGACGTCGACGACAAGGAAGCCCTCGCGGTCCTGGAGGCGGCGGCCGAGGCCGGAGTGACCTTCTTCGACACCGCCGACGTCTACGGCGACGGCCGCAGCGAGCAGACCATCGCCGCGTTCCTCGCGGGCCGGCCGGACCTGCACGTCCTGGTCGCCACCAAGATGGGCCGCCGGGTCGAGCAGATCCCCGAGAACTACGTGCTCGACAACTTCCGCGCCTGGAACGACCGCTCCCGGCGCAACCTCGGCGTCGACCGCGTCGACCTGGTGCAGCTGCACTGCCCGCCGACGCCCGTCTACTCCACGGACGAGGTGTTCGACGCCCTCGACACCCTGGTCGAGGAGGAGCGGATCGCGGCGTACGGCGTCAGCGTCGAGACCTGCGCCGAGGCGCTGACCGCGATCGCCCGGCCGGGCGTGGCGAGCGTGCAGATCATCCTCAACCCGTTCCGCATGAAGCCCCTGCGCGAGGTCCTCCCGGCCGCCCGGGAGGCCGGCGTGGGCATCATCGCCCGCGTCCCGCTGGCCTCCGGCCTGCTGTCGGGCAAGTACACGCGGGACACGGTCTTCCCCGAGAACGACCACCGCACCTACAACCGGCACGGCGCGTCCTTCGACGTGGGCGAGACCTTCTCCGGCGTCGACTACGCCACGGGCGTCGAGGCGGCCGCCGAGTTCGCCGCGCTCGCCCCCGAGGGGTACACCCCGGCCCAACTGGCACTGCGCTGGATCATCGAGCAGCCCGGCGTGACGACCGTGATCCCGGGGGCCCGCTCGCCCGAGCAGGCCCGCGCCAACGCGGCCGCCGCCCGGCTGCCGGAGCTGCCCGGCGAGACGCTCACGGCCATCCGCGACCTGTACGAGCGGCGGATCCGGGAGCAGGTGGAGAACCGCTGGTAG
- a CDS encoding cholesterol oxidase substrate-binding domain-containing protein, translating into MTPGAESNFPSGASPWTRRCFLRTAAALAVVPGLPADPAVAAAELPDFPADVALYRSAYRNWVGEITADGLWACAPDDPEQVVAVVNWAWRHGWRVRARGAAHGWSPLTVTEGTASGAPVLLVDTAPHLTGLALDSPTAVRAGTGVTMEALLAYLEEHGLGVTAAPAPGILTLGGVLAVDGHGTAVPARGERRLPGHTYGSLSNLVLSLTAVVWDSRAGAYVLRTFHRDEADGAGLLTHLGRSLVTEVVLRVGDNTQLRCVSRTDIPAGELFAAPGSGGRTFASFLEEAGRVEAIWFAFTEHPWLKVWSVSPTRPLTSRTVTRPYNYPFSDNVPAPVAELVGRMTSEAAWYLAPVLGNAQYDAAALGLVATLSADLWGPSKNTLLYLKPSTLKVHANGYAVLTSRDGVQRVVAEFAAFHRERLTAYAARGSFPVNGSVEIRVTGLDDPGDVGTPGARPPLLSALRPRADHPEWDTAVWLDVLTLPGTPDAEVFLRELERFLLRTCDGGSALPRVEWSKGWAYTDDGAWSDGEVLGSVVPAAVGTAEWAEADAVLDRLDPHRVYGNAFLDRLFARG; encoded by the coding sequence GTGACACCTGGTGCGGAGAGCAACTTCCCTTCGGGCGCCTCGCCCTGGACGCGCCGGTGCTTCCTCCGCACGGCGGCCGCGCTGGCCGTCGTGCCGGGTCTGCCGGCGGATCCGGCGGTGGCCGCCGCGGAGCTGCCGGACTTCCCGGCGGACGTCGCGCTGTACCGCTCGGCGTACCGGAACTGGGTCGGCGAGATCACCGCCGACGGCCTGTGGGCGTGCGCGCCGGACGACCCGGAGCAGGTGGTCGCGGTCGTCAACTGGGCGTGGCGGCACGGGTGGCGGGTGCGGGCGCGGGGCGCCGCGCACGGCTGGTCGCCCCTGACGGTGACGGAGGGGACGGCGTCCGGTGCGCCTGTCCTCCTCGTCGACACCGCGCCCCACCTCACCGGACTCGCCCTGGACTCCCCCACGGCCGTGCGCGCCGGGACGGGCGTGACCATGGAGGCCCTGCTCGCCTACCTGGAGGAGCACGGCCTGGGCGTCACGGCCGCGCCGGCACCCGGGATCCTCACCCTCGGCGGGGTCCTGGCCGTGGACGGACACGGCACCGCCGTCCCGGCGCGGGGCGAGCGGCGGCTCCCCGGGCACACGTACGGCTCGCTCAGCAATCTGGTGCTGTCCCTGACGGCGGTCGTGTGGGACTCCCGGGCCGGGGCGTACGTACTGCGCACCTTCCACCGCGACGAGGCGGACGGCGCCGGGCTCCTGACCCACCTGGGGCGGTCGCTGGTGACCGAGGTGGTGCTGCGGGTGGGGGACAACACCCAGTTGCGGTGCGTGAGCCGTACGGACATCCCGGCCGGCGAGCTGTTCGCCGCGCCCGGTTCCGGCGGGCGGACGTTCGCGAGCTTCCTGGAGGAGGCCGGCCGGGTCGAGGCGATCTGGTTCGCCTTCACCGAGCACCCCTGGCTGAAGGTGTGGAGCGTCTCCCCCACCCGCCCGCTGACCTCGCGGACGGTGACGCGGCCGTACAACTACCCCTTCTCCGACAACGTCCCGGCCCCGGTGGCGGAGCTGGTGGGCCGGATGACGTCGGAGGCGGCCTGGTACCTCGCGCCGGTGCTCGGCAACGCGCAGTACGACGCGGCGGCACTCGGGCTGGTGGCGACGCTGTCGGCCGACCTGTGGGGGCCGTCCAAGAACACGCTGCTGTACCTGAAGCCGAGCACCCTGAAGGTCCATGCCAACGGTTACGCGGTCCTCACCTCGCGGGACGGGGTGCAGCGGGTCGTCGCCGAGTTCGCCGCGTTCCACCGGGAGCGGCTCACGGCGTACGCCGCCCGGGGCAGCTTCCCGGTCAACGGCTCGGTGGAGATCCGGGTGACCGGGCTGGACGACCCGGGCGACGTCGGGACGCCTGGGGCCCGTCCGCCGCTGCTGTCCGCGCTCCGGCCGCGCGCGGACCACCCCGAGTGGGACACGGCCGTGTGGCTGGACGTCCTGACCCTGCCGGGCACACCGGACGCGGAGGTGTTCCTGCGCGAGCTGGAACGGTTCCTGCTGCGCACCTGCGACGGCGGTTCCGCCCTGCCCCGGGTCGAGTGGTCCAAGGGGTGGGCCTACACGGACGACGGGGCGTGGAGCGACGGGGAGGTGCTGGGCTCGGTGGTCCCGGCGGCGGTGGGGACGGCCGAGTGGGCCGAGGCGGACGCGGTGCTGGACCGTCTCGACCCGCACCGCGTCTACGGCAACGCCTTCCTGGACCGGCTGTTCGCTAGGGGGTGA
- a CDS encoding TetR family transcriptional regulator, with amino-acid sequence MSAVSTPPVTPTPARRDAESTKAAILRAARYLLARHAHADITLKAVADRAGVSPPLILKYFGNKDTLFARVMSFEADAEALLAAPLEDLGRHMVRHVLVSQSEQGADPLLRIVFAPLHGEQGDILRANFRTQVTDRLTDRLTGPDAGLRAELAVAALLGLGVMYGIARGPELRASTVENLVDRYAPALQAHLTP; translated from the coding sequence ATGAGTGCCGTGAGCACTCCACCCGTCACGCCCACACCGGCCCGCAGGGACGCCGAGTCGACCAAGGCGGCCATCCTGAGGGCGGCCCGGTACCTGCTGGCCCGGCACGCGCACGCCGACATCACGCTCAAGGCGGTCGCCGACCGCGCCGGTGTCAGCCCGCCGCTGATCCTCAAGTACTTCGGGAACAAGGACACGCTCTTCGCCCGGGTCATGTCCTTCGAGGCCGACGCCGAGGCCCTGCTGGCCGCGCCGCTGGAGGACCTCGGCCGGCACATGGTCCGGCACGTGCTGGTCAGCCAGTCCGAGCAGGGCGCCGACCCGCTGCTGCGGATCGTGTTCGCGCCCCTGCACGGCGAGCAGGGCGACATCCTGCGCGCCAACTTCCGCACCCAGGTGACCGACCGCCTCACCGACCGCCTCACCGGCCCCGACGCGGGCCTGCGCGCCGAACTGGCCGTCGCCGCCCTGCTCGGCCTGGGCGTGATGTACGGCATCGCCCGCGGTCCGGAGCTGCGGGCGAGCACGGTCGAGAACCTGGTGGACCGGTACGCGCCCGCCCTCCAGGCGCACCTCACCCCCTAG
- a CDS encoding MFS transporter, protein MDQTAATGKPPGAGTVRDRLTVPVLAYGGILMAVMQTVVVPLLPDLPRLTGAPAGTVSWMVTATLLSGAVLTPVLGRAGDMYGKRRVLMAALALMTLGSVLCALTSDIALLIAARTLSGAAAAVVPLSISVLRDELPPERRGSAVALMSSTVGIGAALGLPLAAVIVQYADWHTMFWVTSALGAAGVTLVWWAVRESPVREPGRFDVPGTLGLAAGLVCLLLGVSQGGQWGWGSPRVTGLFAGAAVVLALWSWQQLRAEQPLVDLRLVARPRVGLSHGAALLAGFAFYANTLVTAQLVQAPEATGYGLGLSIVATGLCLLPSGVVMLLLSPVSARISAARGPRVTLALGAAVIAAGYAVRIADSRDLWMIIAGATVVATGTTLAYSALPTLILRAVPAGQTASANGVNVLMRTIGQAGSSAAVAAVLVHHTGLAGGVLVPTLHGYQLAFAMAGAVALLAAATALCIPGDAAQDLADGPEPVRHGTRGARDGAMEGA, encoded by the coding sequence ATGGACCAGACCGCCGCGACAGGCAAGCCGCCCGGTGCGGGCACCGTCCGGGACCGGCTCACCGTCCCGGTGCTCGCGTACGGCGGCATCCTCATGGCCGTCATGCAGACCGTGGTCGTGCCCCTGCTGCCCGACCTGCCCCGGCTGACCGGCGCCCCGGCGGGCACGGTCTCCTGGATGGTCACGGCCACCCTGCTCTCCGGCGCCGTCCTCACCCCCGTCCTCGGCCGGGCCGGTGACATGTACGGCAAGCGCCGGGTGCTCATGGCGGCACTGGCCCTGATGACCCTGGGCTCCGTCCTGTGCGCCCTGACCTCCGACATCGCCCTGCTCATCGCCGCCCGCACCCTGTCCGGAGCCGCCGCCGCGGTCGTCCCGCTGTCCATCAGCGTCCTGCGCGACGAGCTGCCCCCGGAGCGCCGGGGATCCGCGGTGGCCCTGATGAGCTCCACCGTCGGCATCGGCGCCGCCCTCGGCCTGCCCCTGGCCGCCGTGATCGTGCAGTACGCCGACTGGCACACCATGTTCTGGGTGACCAGCGCCCTCGGTGCCGCGGGCGTGACGCTCGTCTGGTGGGCGGTGCGGGAGTCGCCGGTACGGGAGCCGGGCCGGTTCGACGTGCCCGGCACGCTGGGCCTGGCCGCCGGGCTGGTGTGCCTGCTGCTCGGCGTGTCGCAGGGCGGGCAGTGGGGCTGGGGCAGCCCGCGTGTCACGGGCCTGTTCGCCGGTGCCGCCGTCGTGCTCGCCCTGTGGTCGTGGCAGCAGCTGCGGGCCGAGCAGCCGCTGGTGGACCTGCGGCTGGTGGCCCGGCCCCGCGTCGGGCTGTCCCACGGGGCGGCGCTGCTCGCCGGGTTCGCGTTCTACGCCAACACCCTCGTCACCGCCCAGCTGGTGCAGGCACCCGAGGCCACCGGGTACGGGCTCGGACTGTCCATCGTCGCCACCGGCCTGTGCCTGCTGCCCAGCGGCGTCGTCATGCTGCTGCTGTCGCCCGTCTCCGCCCGGATCTCCGCCGCACGCGGGCCGCGCGTCACGCTCGCCCTCGGGGCGGCGGTCATCGCCGCCGGGTACGCGGTGCGCATCGCCGACAGCCGCGACCTGTGGATGATCATCGCGGGGGCCACGGTCGTCGCGACCGGCACCACCCTGGCCTACTCGGCGCTGCCCACGCTCATCCTGCGGGCCGTGCCGGCCGGGCAGACCGCCTCCGCGAACGGCGTCAACGTCCTGATGCGGACGATCGGCCAGGCCGGCTCCAGTGCCGCCGTGGCCGCCGTCCTGGTGCACCACACCGGGCTGGCCGGCGGAGTGCTCGTGCCCACGTTGCACGGCTACCAGCTGGCCTTCGCGATGGCCGGCGCGGTCGCCCTCCTGGCCGCCGCGACGGCGCTGTGCATCCCCGGCGACGCGGCGCAGGACCTCGCGGACGGGCCCGAGCCGGTCCGGCACGGCACCCGGGGCGCACGCGACGGGGCGATGGAGGGAGCATGA